One segment of Panicum virgatum strain AP13 chromosome 3K, P.virgatum_v5, whole genome shotgun sequence DNA contains the following:
- the LOC120697191 gene encoding subtilisin-chymotrypsin inhibitor-2B-like: protein MSSSAEPAVCGGGGKITSWPEVVGMSIEEAKKVILKDKPDADIQVLPVGTPVTKDFRPNRVRIFVNTVAETPHVG, encoded by the coding sequence atgagctcCTCCGCGGAACCAGctgtgtgcggcggcggcggcaagatcACGTCGTGGCCGGAGGTGGTGGGGATGAGCATAGAGGAGGCCAAGAAGGTGATCCTCAAAGACAAGCCCGACGCCGACATCCAGGTGCTGCCGGTCGGCACGCCGGTGACCAAGGATTTCCGCCCCAACCGTGTCCGGATCTTCGTCAACACCGTCGCCGAGACGCCTCATGTGGGCTAG